The following coding sequences lie in one Pontibacter sp. G13 genomic window:
- a CDS encoding GNAT family N-acetyltransferase — translation MRFKTFETDRLQLIPTSETDAEFVLRLMNTPKWIQFIGDRNVHTLEDARAYIQKRMRPQLERLGYSNYTVIRKDDGMKIGSCGLYDREGLEGIDIGFAFLPEFEGKGYAFEGSKRIMDAAIEDFGLTQINAITLPANTSSQKLLEKLGLSLEKSMYLPNDPEELYLYVWRANRDV, via the coding sequence ATGAGATTCAAGACTTTTGAGACAGACCGCCTACAGCTCATTCCGACGTCTGAAACCGATGCGGAATTCGTGCTGAGATTGATGAATACCCCCAAATGGATTCAGTTCATTGGGGACCGCAATGTCCATACATTGGAAGATGCCCGTGCCTACATTCAGAAGCGGATGCGGCCACAGCTCGAAAGACTGGGCTACTCCAACTACACGGTCATTCGCAAGGATGATGGCATGAAAATAGGTTCTTGCGGCCTGTATGATCGAGAGGGCTTGGAAGGAATCGACATTGGCTTTGCATTCCTGCCGGAATTTGAAGGAAAAGGCTACGCATTCGAAGGTTCCAAACGGATCATGGATGCGGCCATCGAAGATTTTGGGCTTACCCAGATCAATGCCATCACACTTCCGGCAAACACATCCTCCCAGAAATTGCTGGAAAAGCTCGGCCTCTCTCTCGAAAAGTCCATGTACCTCCCCAATGACCCCGAGGAATTGTACCTGTATGTTTGGCGGGCAAATCGGGATGTATAG
- a CDS encoding DUF4386 domain-containing protein produces MSYTHLHTPTRISPRWIAITTGGAIVLMALAAGWVMSIFQPLWDLGAPIEQWQALTQQPQQLKSGILGWTLILILDLVAAWGLFACFSEKGPQVARLGGWLRLGYSAILAIAIGQLVQLDQLITLVQTFDGVGEHVWALQASQYLMGFEQIWTWGLIVFGLHLIVMGYLAYRPDWRFRLLSGLLMLGGLGYVVLDTMPLIWSGFAAVESTVEMIFMLPMIAGELGLAIWLLGWGGKSA; encoded by the coding sequence ATGTCATATACGCATCTTCATACACCGACCCGAATCTCCCCCCGATGGATTGCCATCACGACGGGTGGGGCGATTGTCCTCATGGCTCTGGCTGCCGGGTGGGTCATGAGCATTTTTCAACCGTTGTGGGATCTTGGCGCTCCAATCGAGCAATGGCAAGCCCTCACCCAACAGCCTCAGCAGCTCAAATCGGGTATTTTGGGCTGGACCTTGATTCTGATTCTCGACTTGGTGGCAGCTTGGGGACTGTTTGCCTGCTTCTCCGAAAAGGGGCCTCAAGTTGCTCGCTTGGGGGGCTGGTTGCGATTGGGCTACTCGGCGATCTTGGCCATTGCTATCGGGCAGTTGGTCCAATTGGACCAACTGATCACGCTTGTCCAAACCTTTGATGGGGTAGGGGAGCATGTTTGGGCCCTGCAAGCCTCCCAATATCTCATGGGATTCGAGCAAATCTGGACTTGGGGCCTGATCGTCTTTGGCCTGCATCTGATCGTCATGGGCTATCTCGCCTATCGACCTGACTGGCGCTTCCGGTTGTTGAGCGGCCTGCTCATGTTGGGCGGATTAGGATACGTGGTCCTAGACACCATGCCTTTGATCTGGAGTGGTTTTGCCGCGGTAGAATCTACCGTGGAAATGATCTTCATGCTTCCGATGATCGCCGGGGAATTGGGATTGGCCATCTGGTTGTTGGGCTGGGGCGGCAAATCTGCCTGA
- the asd gene encoding archaetidylserine decarboxylase (Phosphatidylserine decarboxylase is synthesized as a single chain precursor. Generation of the pyruvoyl active site from a Ser is coupled to cleavage of a Gly-Ser bond between the larger (beta) and smaller (alpha chains). It is an integral membrane protein.) — MQITYIDRHTGEIKHENPPAEGLLNALYHNPFGKMALLPLVKRKFISEFYGRSMKSPSSVNRIEEFVQKMGIDMSESLKPIDAFGSFNEFFHRELKPEARPIGSNLVSPGDGRLLAFESVKEIHNFFVKGREFTLPEFLDNEELAAKHQDDVLIILRLAPNDYHRFHFPYAGTPGPIQRIKGSYYSVSPYALAGNFTKVFCENKREYCLLDTPDKGEIVIAPVGATMVGSIIETYQPNRPVRKGDEMGYFEFGGSTIVMLVDRNKVSIDEDILANTRNKMETFVKMGETIGA, encoded by the coding sequence ATGCAGATAACCTATATCGATAGACACACCGGAGAAATCAAGCACGAGAATCCACCCGCAGAGGGATTGCTGAATGCACTTTACCACAATCCATTCGGCAAGATGGCGCTCCTGCCATTGGTGAAGCGGAAATTCATCTCCGAGTTCTATGGACGTAGCATGAAAAGCCCCTCATCGGTCAATCGCATCGAGGAATTTGTCCAGAAAATGGGCATTGACATGAGCGAATCCCTCAAACCGATCGATGCATTTGGTTCCTTCAATGAGTTCTTTCATCGCGAACTCAAGCCAGAAGCACGTCCCATCGGTTCGAATCTGGTATCGCCGGGGGATGGTCGGTTGCTCGCTTTCGAAAGCGTCAAGGAGATCCACAACTTTTTCGTCAAGGGACGAGAATTCACCCTGCCAGAGTTTTTGGACAATGAAGAATTGGCTGCCAAGCATCAAGATGATGTGTTGATCATTCTGCGGCTTGCTCCGAATGATTACCACAGATTCCACTTTCCGTATGCTGGCACTCCCGGACCGATTCAGCGGATCAAGGGAAGCTACTATTCGGTTTCGCCTTATGCCTTGGCGGGAAATTTCACCAAGGTCTTCTGCGAAAATAAGCGTGAATATTGCCTGCTCGATACCCCAGACAAGGGAGAAATCGTCATCGCTCCCGTAGGCGCCACGATGGTGGGAAGTATCATCGAGACGTACCAACCCAATCGTCCCGTCCGAAAAGGAGATGAGATGGGGTACTTCGAATTCGGAGGCTCAACTATCGTCATGCTCGTGGATCGAAACAAGGTGAGCATCGACGAAGATATTTTGGCCAATACCCGCAACAAAATGGAGACATTCGTCAAGATGGGGGAAACCATCGGCGCGTAA
- a CDS encoding NAD(P)-dependent alcohol dehydrogenase encodes MQFSTKHMKAVTATAYGAPEVLSLAQVPIPTPSDQEILVRVHAASVSAADGMLRQGTPKYGRLVTGLGKPKQQIPGTGFSGEVVAVGTQVKQFKVGDHVLGETGLSFGAHAEYVLISEDGVVVQKPAHLSFEAASTICDGAVTAMNFLQHLIELKPGQRILINGASGSMGTAAVQLAKIWGAEVTGVCSGRNAELVKSLGADHVIDYTQTDFTEQENTYDVIFDTVGKSSFSAAKRALTAHGVYLSPVLSLPLLAQMTWTSYFGAQKALFSATGMRPAPEVRALLIDLMELMAAHDFQIVIDRRYPLDEIVEAHRYVDPGHKRGNVILHVA; translated from the coding sequence ATGCAATTCTCAACCAAACATATGAAGGCCGTAACGGCCACTGCCTACGGCGCGCCGGAAGTTTTGTCCCTCGCTCAGGTGCCCATTCCCACCCCGTCCGATCAGGAAATCCTCGTCCGGGTCCATGCCGCCTCTGTCTCTGCCGCAGATGGAATGCTCCGTCAGGGAACCCCCAAATATGGCCGATTGGTCACAGGCCTTGGCAAGCCCAAACAACAGATTCCGGGAACTGGATTCTCGGGAGAGGTGGTGGCTGTCGGCACCCAGGTGAAGCAATTCAAGGTGGGGGATCATGTTTTGGGCGAGACCGGCCTCTCTTTTGGTGCCCATGCCGAGTATGTGCTCATTTCGGAGGATGGCGTCGTGGTGCAGAAACCTGCGCATTTGTCATTCGAAGCAGCTTCTACCATTTGCGATGGTGCAGTAACAGCCATGAATTTCCTACAGCATTTGATCGAACTCAAGCCGGGGCAACGAATCCTGATCAATGGAGCTTCCGGAAGCATGGGGACTGCTGCTGTCCAATTGGCCAAAATCTGGGGTGCGGAGGTAACCGGCGTTTGTAGTGGCAGAAATGCGGAGTTGGTCAAATCCTTGGGCGCAGATCACGTGATCGATTACACGCAGACAGATTTTACCGAGCAGGAAAACACCTATGACGTGATTTTCGATACGGTGGGAAAAAGCAGCTTTAGCGCTGCGAAACGAGCATTGACAGCACATGGGGTGTATTTGTCGCCTGTCTTGAGCTTGCCATTATTGGCCCAGATGACTTGGACCTCATACTTCGGCGCTCAAAAAGCCCTTTTCTCCGCTACAGGAATGCGCCCCGCTCCCGAAGTACGGGCGCTATTGATCGACTTGATGGAATTGATGGCGGCGCACGATTTCCAGATTGTCATTGATCGGAGATACCCACTCGATGAAATCGTAGAGGCACACCGATATGTTGATCCGGGGCATAAACGTGGCAATGTGATCCTCCATGTAGCTTAG
- a CDS encoding Crp/Fnr family transcriptional regulator, which produces MNPLSPLPESHWTQVLLDFFERFQPLTDTEREALRAESDIRILPKGTLLLKEGQACQTCFFVLKGCVRQYQLQDGEEITSAFFLEEEVVALLGPPGEVPVSNCYWECTEDCVLAAGTPEQETDMYARFPKFESISRQIVEIGFGRQQAWQASFLTQSPEQRYLQLLDTRPELVQRVPQYQLASYIGVKPESLSRIRKRMNDRNKSSAR; this is translated from the coding sequence ATGAATCCACTTTCTCCCCTTCCCGAAAGCCACTGGACCCAAGTGCTGCTGGATTTCTTCGAACGATTCCAACCGTTGACCGACACGGAACGGGAAGCCCTTCGAGCGGAATCCGACATACGCATTCTCCCCAAAGGCACCCTGCTTTTGAAGGAGGGGCAAGCCTGTCAGACCTGCTTCTTCGTGTTGAAGGGCTGCGTACGCCAGTACCAATTGCAGGATGGAGAAGAGATCACTTCGGCCTTCTTTTTGGAGGAAGAAGTCGTGGCGTTGTTAGGCCCTCCCGGAGAAGTTCCGGTCTCCAACTGCTATTGGGAATGCACGGAAGATTGCGTCCTCGCGGCCGGAACACCTGAGCAGGAAACAGACATGTACGCTCGATTCCCGAAGTTTGAGTCGATCTCCCGTCAGATTGTGGAAATTGGGTTTGGCCGCCAGCAGGCATGGCAAGCTTCCTTTCTCACCCAATCTCCCGAGCAGCGATACCTACAATTGCTCGACACCCGTCCGGAGTTGGTCCAGCGGGTGCCGCAATATCAACTCGCCAGCTACATCGGGGTCAAGCCAGAATCCCTCAGCCGCATTCGCAAGCGCATGAACGACCGCAACAAGTCATCCGCACGCTAA
- a CDS encoding aspartyl protease family protein encodes MRTVFTLVIAAFISSFVQAQDAPYSTTVQSTIQALNTQSVDLLNPLLADDFTISGHQGQVAQMILQQIFSQVKDSVLTHTLISETQTDAGFEQRYEFVYEGLGTKEAVFVFNESGLLRSFTPFQMQVKTMSQAQPEAELPQQDSIHIPFTMAGNLIAIQAQLNGETKTFLLDSGAPRVILNAHHLPKSGTASTLGTSQGVNGSISGMNIEEVDEFEWAGIKQQSVEMISMDLSHLETELETEFHGLIGYDFFKAYDLYLDYSQQKMMLIKPEKSAEWLGTAELTVPFELQGHIPVVPVQIGDRTLSMGLDTGAESNLISLDLSDELARRLKSTTTSELKGADQSVVEVQKGTLKSMKIGGRKFKQQTTVFSDISHLNDGYHLQLDGLIGYQVLAQGPVLISFVREELRFW; translated from the coding sequence ATGAGAACAGTATTTACCCTCGTGATTGCAGCGTTTATTTCCTCATTTGTCCAAGCACAGGACGCTCCCTATTCCACCACGGTTCAATCCACCATTCAGGCCCTCAATACCCAGTCTGTCGATCTATTGAACCCTTTGCTGGCGGATGATTTCACCATTTCAGGGCATCAGGGTCAAGTTGCCCAAATGATTTTGCAGCAGATTTTCAGTCAAGTCAAAGATTCAGTGTTGACACATACCTTGATCAGCGAGACACAAACAGACGCGGGATTCGAACAACGGTATGAATTCGTCTATGAAGGACTGGGAACCAAGGAAGCCGTGTTTGTATTCAATGAATCAGGATTGCTCCGTTCTTTCACGCCCTTCCAGATGCAGGTCAAAACCATGAGTCAAGCGCAGCCGGAAGCAGAACTTCCTCAGCAGGATTCCATCCATATTCCCTTTACGATGGCGGGAAATCTGATCGCCATCCAAGCTCAGTTGAACGGCGAGACAAAAACCTTTTTGCTCGATAGCGGCGCTCCTCGGGTGATCTTGAATGCCCATCATTTGCCCAAATCAGGGACAGCCTCGACACTGGGAACTTCTCAGGGGGTGAATGGCTCCATCTCCGGGATGAATATCGAAGAGGTAGATGAATTCGAATGGGCAGGAATCAAACAGCAATCTGTAGAAATGATCTCCATGGATCTCAGCCACCTAGAGACCGAGCTAGAAACCGAGTTTCACGGCCTGATCGGATATGACTTCTTCAAAGCGTATGACCTGTATCTGGATTATTCGCAGCAAAAGATGATGCTTATCAAGCCCGAGAAATCAGCCGAGTGGCTCGGAACTGCCGAACTGACCGTGCCCTTTGAACTCCAAGGCCACATCCCAGTGGTTCCCGTCCAAATCGGTGATCGCACCCTCAGCATGGGGTTGGACACCGGAGCCGAAAGCAACCTGATCAGCCTAGATCTTTCAGACGAATTGGCTAGGCGCTTGAAATCCACGACTACCTCCGAACTCAAAGGGGCAGACCAGAGCGTGGTCGAAGTCCAAAAAGGCACCCTCAAATCCATGAAGATTGGCGGTCGCAAATTCAAACAGCAGACGACTGTATTCAGCGACATTTCTCACCTCAACGACGGTTATCATCTTCAGCTCGATGGCTTGATCGGGTATCAGGTACTTGCCCAAGGGCCCGTACTGATTTCCTTTGTGCGCGAGGAGTTGAGGTTTTGGTAG